Within the Arachis duranensis cultivar V14167 chromosome 10, aradu.V14167.gnm2.J7QH, whole genome shotgun sequence genome, the region TTTTGCATCCCTCCTTTGATATCCGGTTGCAGAACCCACAGGAAAGGCCTATTTGACGTTTCGAGTCCCAAACAGAGTTCTTGGAATTGTAGTGAACTAAAAGTTGTGATGCTTCCGAATGCGACATATATAACTGAACAGGGTGATTGTTGATCCAACCATTTCAAACAATTCTGGTGTTGTGGCCAGAAATGACCTGCAGAGTGGTCAAGCTCATTATGGCTTGATGACAGAATTGGCCCTATTGGTGTGATTTTTGGTGCCAGAGAAAATGCTGCAGACTCAAGATCATAAGTTGAATTGCAAAGAATCCATTCAGTTTTCTCCATAAACTCAATGTTTTTCAACATGAGCTGGAAAATATGCTTCCGAGCAGCTGTGCTCCCTGCGCGAACCCAGACGAGGTTTTCTGTGCTTACAACTGGCATTGTTGGTGATAGCTGAATGATTTGATTTTCCAGTGGAGTTCCTGGATGATGGATTGTTACAATGTAGAGAAAGACATAATTAAAGAGTTAGTCACACTTTAGATTCATTTTATTTCAGAAGTTATGAGAACAAATTTTTATGGTTACTAGTTACTCTGGaagtttattataaattaatttgcTGTATTTCTGTTGATTGATAGTTAAACAGTACTAAGCACTTTGGAtatgctttcttccaattccatATATAATGATATCTTTTGAATATGAAATGGAAGATTACACAAACAAGACTTCTTAAGCTATCACTTTAGTAATTAAGAAAAGCCGAGAGAGTTTGACTGTATTGGATTGCCCTTATCATTGTGTAAAAATCTATAACTTTTATTTAGGGTGCaacaatttaacaaattttGGTTGGATTTTACTTTTACTCAATTTTGATTTTGCCAAGACAAGGTGCTAAGCCAAAGCTAACAAGCTAAAATTCAAGTTTGATTTTCaacaaaagtaaataaataaacaagaatATTTATCGTGAAGAGaaaataatgtattttttaaaaacttttataatcactttatttttcgttttcaGACATaactttttaaagtaaaaacttATGTGCAGAAGTCTTCATGTGGagttaatgataaaaaatagcATATGATGATTTAATAAGTTTGACTAAATTGCCatctaacaatttttaattaagaactTCACGTGAAGATAATTATTGCTTATTTTAGTTAGGAAAAGTATAGATAACTAACAACATTTTTGAACAAAATGTGAACTCACCATCTTGGTCGACGAAGCCACTCtcaatcaactttgggatgctCAATCCCAACACCAACTGCGCGGCGGCGGCAGGACAGAATGCCGCCGGTCGAATCCCCTTCTTTACGGCAATGCCAATAGCCCAGCCAATGCTCTGATCAGCAAGCACACAACTAATCTTTTCTTCACAAAGTGATCCATCATTGATGTCTTCAATGATCTGCTCAACTTTCTCCGGCATAACCTTCAGCACTGCTTCGGACGACTTCCCCGGCATCTTCCTCTCTTCTGAGGATCCCAATCCATCAGGTATCCACACAAGATTCATTTGAGATAGCAAAGCATTATTATTCCCTTTGGGGAATGCATTCATGATCCTCTCATGGTTATGTTTAGTGTTAACAAATGTTACTTTGATGCCTTGTTTTACTAAGCACAAGGAAAGTTCCATTAGTGGAATCACATGCCCTTGTTCAGGGTAAGGTACAACAAGAACATGAGGCCTTGCCATCTTATTATTTGAAGTTAATTTCAAGTTCTTGAAAATCTTTGGTGGAATGAGCATTTAAACTACCTTATTCTTGTGACATATACACTACAAGATAGATAGAAAATGTCATTTGCATGAAGATATAATATGTGACCTATGCAcgtaagttaaaaaaaaaaatcaattttattcgaagttgattaattatatattCGGATGAATGTGGGCACATCTCTCCTTTGGTCCCTTCTCAACCTAATCTAATGATTTTGCATGGAGTAAAGCTAGGAACCAAAAGCATATCAGCCAAAATCCAGCCAAATACctttggatgaattcaaaatttttacgagTTAACATATATGGATATTTCTTTTACTAAGtattagaatgtttctttttcatattaaatggatgtttttgtatatattttttgaatttgtgattgttagaAGTGGATAGATTAATGTGAGAAAAAAGAGgaaagtttttataggttttaattaggtttacttaatcaatttaaaattttttaaattttaaatttaaaaaatttaaaattaattaattattgatataaattaaaatagttttgtttaatttttggccGATAAGTTTTTGGTTccttatacttttccttttgcATGAAAGATAAACAATTGACAGGTTGAATAATTTGTTATCATCTATTAAAAACAATATATCTGGTTAAGcaaaattttatattgtaaGGTTTCGATCACCTCAACCGGACCTGTTAGGCTAGTATGCTGTCATGTTGTGGTAGTGTTATCATTTACacaatagaaaataattaaattaagtaTTTAGCAAACAACtgcttatattagttaattaagagAATAAAAGTTGANNNNNNNNNNNNNNNNNNNNNNNNNNNNNNNNNNNNNNNNNNNNNNNNNNNNNNNNNNNNNNNNNNNNNNNNNNNNNNNNNNNNNNNNNNNNN harbors:
- the LOC107471118 gene encoding UDP-glycosyltransferase 83A1-like, with translation MLIPPKIFKNLKLTSNNKMARPHVLVVPYPEQGHVIPLMELSLCLVKQGIKVTFVNTKHNHERIMNAFPKGNNNALLSQMNLVWIPDGLGSSEERKMPGKSSEAVLKVMPEKVEQIIEDINDGSLCEEKISCVLADQSIGWAIGIAVKKGIRPAAFCPAAAAQLVLGLSIPKLIESGFVDQDGTPLENQIIQLSPTMPVVSTENLVWVRAGSTAARKHIFQLMLKNIEFMEKTEWILCNSTYDLESAAFSLAPKITPIGPILSSSHNELDHSAGHFWPQHQNCLKWLDQQSPCSVIYVAFGSITTFSSLQFQELCLGLETSNRPFLWVLQPDIKGGMQNLYPEGFEERVSNRARMVGWAPQQKILSHSSVACFISHCGWNSTMESVSNGVPILCWPHFADQFLNRSYVCDVWKVGIALERDKSDIVTKGEIRDKIEQLLSDEHLKARAASIKEKVQLATEQGGLSNSNLDRFIKWIKT